A portion of the Rhizophagus irregularis chromosome 17, complete sequence genome contains these proteins:
- a CDS encoding Eukaryotic translation initiation factor 6, giving the protein MAVRAQFENSNELGVFSRLTNSYCLVAIGGSENFYSVFESELGDVIPVVHASIAGTRIVGRLSAGNRKGLLVPSTTTDQELQHLRNSLPDSVKIQRIEERLSALGNVIACNDYVALVHPDIDRETQEIIRDVLEVEVFTQTIAGNVLVGSYCAISNQGGLVHPRTTVQDQDELSSLLQIPLVAGTINRGSDVIGAGIVVNDWTAFAGLDSTSTELSVVESIFKLHDAQPTAIVKQMRDSLVDTYS; this is encoded by the exons atggcTGTTC GTGCACAATTTGAAAATAGTAATGAACTTGGAGTTTTCTCTCGTTTGACTAATTCTTATTGTTTGGTCGCGATCGGAGGTTCCGAAAACTTTTATAG cgTATTCGAAAGTGAATTGGGTGATGTAATTCCGGTAGTTCATGCTTCGATTGCTGGTACTCGAATCGTTGGTCGTTTATCAGCAG gCAATCGTAAAGGATTATTAGTTCCAAGCACTACAACAGATCAAGAACTTCAACATTTACGTAATTCTTTACCTGATTCCGTAAAAATTCAACGTATTGAAGAACGTCTTTCAGCATTGGGAAATGTAATCGCGTGTAATGATTACGTTGCGTTAGTGCATCCTGATATTGATCGAGAAACTCAAGAGATTATTCGTGATGTATTGGAAGTTGAAGTTTTTACCCAGACTATCGCTGGAAACGTTCTTGTAGGGAGTTATTGTGCAATAAGTAATCAAGGCGGATTG GTTCACCCACGTACGACGGTTCAAGATCAGGATGAATTATCATCGTTATTACAAATTCCACTTGTG GCAGGAACAATAAATCGAGGATCGGACGTGATCGGAGCAGGTATTGTAGTAAATGATTGGACTGCATTCGCTGGTCTAGATAGTACTTCAACAGAATTATCAGTGGTAGAAAGTATTTTCAAGTTACATGATGCTCAACCAACAGCTATAGTCAAACAAATGAGAGATTCACTGGTAGATACttatagttaa